From the genome of Candidatus Binatia bacterium:
GCTTCGACATCCTCCATCCGGGCCACGTCGCGCTCCTCGCGCACGCCAAGCGGCTGGGGCACTACCTCCTGGTCGGGATCAACTCCGACCGCTCCGTCCACGCGCTGAAGGGGCGGGGCCGTCCGGTGCAGCAGGAAGCCGACCGCGCCACGATCCTCGCCGCGCTCTCCGACGTGGACGGCGTCTTCGTCTTCGACGACGAGACGCCGCGTGGCGTCATCGAGGCGCTCCTGCCCGACGTGCTCGTCAAGGGAGGCGACTACAAGCCGGAAGAGGTGGTGGGACGCGAAACCGTGGTGGCCGCGGGGGGACGCGTCGACATTTTTCCGACGGTGGCCGAACATTCTTCGACGAAGCTGTTGAGCAAACAGCATGCCGAGATGTCCCGGCGCGTGTAACGCGCCGGAACACAATTCGTTCCTCGATTCACCGGCACGGGCGCGCCGGTCCGTGCCGTCGCCCGCCGCCGCCGCCGAGCGACCCACTCCCATCTCCCTCGATTGACCCGCTCCGTGGGAGTGCCTACCATTCCGGCCGTCGTACGTACGTCGACGCACGCGGAACGCTCCACGTTCCTTAACGATTGGAGAACGCCATGATCGAAACCATCGCTGTGCTGCTCGTGGTGATGTGGCTGCTCGGCATGCTCACCCACTACACGCTCGGCGGCCTCATCCATATCCTCCTCGTGCTTGCCGTCATCGCGATCATCATCCGTCTCGTCTCGGGGCGGAGGCCGGTGGTCTGACGGGCTCTCCGAGCCGAAACGCTTCACGCCGTGCCTGACGGGCGACCCTGGCCGTGGCATCGGGCACATGCCGCGGCCCTCGCACTCGGACTTTCCCAGGAGGGAATCGAATGAACCGATCGCTGTCGGTCCTGGCCGTGACCCTGTTCGCCCTGTTCACGATCGCGCCGTCGTTTGCGATCGCGCAGGACATGCCTCCCGCCGAGCACAAGAGCATCGCTCTAGGGTTCCACAACGATCTCGCGCCGATCGGCGTCCGCTGGTGGCTGGCGGGGCAGAAGGTCGGTGTCGATCTGGGCCTGGGATACGACCGGGAGCCGTCCTTCATCTATTCGAACGAGCACCTCTCCACGTTCCGCTTCGACGTGGGCATCCCGATCGTCCTGAAGAGCTGGTCGCGGCTCCATTTCCTCTTCCGTCCCGGCCTGGCGTACGAGAGCCGGCAGGTGGAGACCGATCCGCTCGGGATCGCTCCGTTCGACACCGACACCAACAAGGACCTGCTGATCACCGGCGAGCTGGAGGCGGAGGCGTTCCTCCTGGACAATTTCAGCGTCTCGGCGAGCCACGGGATCGGGTACGACAGCTTCGATCCCGCCGGCGGCGGCGACAAGGAGAACTCCTTCTTCACGCTCGGCAACAACTTCACCAACGTCGGCTTCCACGTCTATCTGTTCGGAGGCGAGCGCTGAGCTGAAACGGGCGCGTCCTCCAGGGCGCGCCGCTCATGGGCATGGACTCGGGCCTCCGGGAGCGCATCTCCGGAGGCCCGAAGCATTTGGGGCGCTCCGACGCCAGCTGGGGCGGCTGCGGAATCCCGCCCAGCCGGCCACCGAGGGGACCATTGACAGCGTAAGCCCCTAGTGTTTAATCTGTTGCACCTGATCGCCGTCCACGCAATGAAGATCCGTCCGGCGTCTCCCGAAGCCCGGCGAGCGGCTCGAAGATCCCGCCGCCTTGCCCCGTGAGCGCCGTCGCGACGACTCCAGAAGAAGGGGTGCCTCGAGTGAAACGCCAGAGAAGGGTCGTGATCATGGGCGCCGGCGGGCGCGACTTTCACAACTTCAACACGTACTTCAAGACGCGACCGGAGTACCAGGTCGTGGCGTTCACGGCGTCGGCTCAAATTCCGGGGATCGACGATCGCCGCTATCCGCGGTCTCTCGCCGGAAAGCTCTACCCCAAGGGGATCCCGATCTTCTCGGAGCAGGAGCTGCCGGAGCTGATCCGTGACCAGGACGTCGACCTGGTCGTCTTCGCCTACAGCGACGTCTCCCACGAGTACGTGATGCACAAGGCGTCGTGGGTGGCCAGCCTGGGCCCCGACTTCATGATCATGGGACCGCGCAGCACCATGCTGCAGAGCAAGGTCCCGGTGATCGCGGTGAACGCGGTCCGGACCGGCTCGGGGAAGAGCCAGACCACGCGCAAGGTGTGCGAGGTGCTGAAGGGGATGGGCAAGCGCGTCGTCGCGATCCGCCATCCGATGCCCTACGGCGACCTGGGGCGCCAGGGGGTGCAGCGGTTCGCCACCTACGCCGACCTCGACCGCCACAAGTGCACCATCGAGGAGCGCGAGGAGTACGAGCCGCACATCGACCGCGGCACCATCGTCTACGCGGGCGTGGACTACGCCGAGATCCTGGCCGCCGCCGAGAAGGAGGCGGACGTGATCGTGTGGGACGGCGGCAACAACGACTTCTCCTTCTACAAGCCGGACCTCCAGATCGTCGTGGCCGATCCGCACCGGCCGGGGCACGAGCGCACCTATCATCCGGGGGAGATCAACACCCGGATCGCCGACGTGGTCGTCATCAACAAGGTCGGCACCACCGACTACACGAACGTGGAAGCGGTGCGCGCCTCGGTGCAGCAGCTCAATCCCGGGGCGGTCATCGTGGACGGGGCCTCGCCGATCTCCGTGGACCGGCCCGACCGGATCAAGGACCGCCGCGCGCTGGTGATCGAGGACGGCCCGACGCTGACCCACGGCGAGATGAAGTACGGCGCCGGCGTGATCGCGGCCAAGCGCTGGGGCGCGCGGGAGATCGTCGATCCCCGTCCCTGGCTGGTCGGCGAGATCAAGGACACCTTCCGCCAGTATCCCGGGATCGGCGCCCTCCTCCCCGCCATGGGGTACTCGGGCACGCAGCTCCGCGACATGGAGCGGACGATCAACGCCTGCGAGTGCGACGTCGTCGTGATCGCGACGCCGATCGACCTCCGGCGCCTGGTGGACATCAAGCATCCCACCGTTCGGGTGGGCTACGAGCTGGAGGAGATCGGACGGCCGAAGCTGGAGGACGTGATCGGCGAATTCCTCGCGGCCCGCTCGGGGAAGTCCGCCGCGCGGAAGGGCGCCGCGCCGGTCCGTCCCGGCAAGGGGCGGGTGGCCCGGGCGGCGAACAAGCCGCCGGTGCCGACCGGCCGCTCCCGCGGGCGGGGGAAGCGATGAACCTGCACGAATTCCAGGGCAAGGAGCTGTTCCGCGCGGCGGGAATCCCGGTTCCGCCGGGCGAGGTGGCGCGCTCGGCGGACGACGCCGCGGCGATCGCCGACCGTCTCGGCTATCCCGTCGTGGTGAAGGCCCAGGTCCTGATCGGCGGACGCGGCAAGGCGGGCGGCGTGAAGATCGTGAAGAACCGGGACGAGGTGATGCGCGAGGCGGGGCGGATCCTGGGCATGGACATCCGGGGCCACGTCGTGCGGCAGGTGCTGATCACGCCCGCCACGGACATCGAGAAGGAGTTCTACGCCGGCATCGTGCTCGACCGGAAGTTCGAGACGCCCCTCCTCATGGTGAGCCCCTCGGGGGGCGTCGACATCGAGGAGGTCGCGCGCATGGCGCCGGAGAAGATCCTGCGCGTGCATCTCGACGGCCGCGGGCTCCCGGCGTACCGGGCCCGGGCCGCGGCGCGCTTTCTCGACCCGCGCTTCGCCGTGCAGAAGCAGATCGTTCCGATCCTGACGAAGCTGGCCGCGCTCTACCACGACCAGGACGCCTCGCTCGCCGAGATCAATCCGCTCGTGGTCTCCGCGAGGGGCGAGGTCGCCGCGCTCGACGCCAAGGTGGTCATCGACGACAACGCCCTCGACCGCCACGCCGAGCTCGCCGGGATGCGCGATCTGGGCGCCGAGGACCCGGGCGAGGTGGAAGCGCGCGAGAAAGGGCTCTCCTACGTGCGGCTCGACGGCACGATCGGCTGCGTCGTGAACGGGGCCGGGCTCGCGATGGCCACGATGGACCTGATCCAGTACCACGGCGGCAAGCCGGCCAACTTCCTGGACATCGGCGGCTCGTCGAATCCAGACAAGGTGACCGCCGCGATGAACATCCTGACCCGGGACGCGCGCGTGCGCGCGGTCCTGTTCAACATCTTCGGGGGCATCACGCGCTGCGACGACGTGGCGCGAGGGCTCCTGACCGCGCTCGACCGGATCGGCATGAAGCTGCCGATCGTGATCCGCCTCACCGGAACGAACGAGCAGGAAGCGCGGGATCTCCTGAGCGCGCGCGGCATGACGGCCCTGAGCGACATGGACGAGGCGGTCCGGGCCGTGATCGCGCGCGCGGCGGAGGCGGCATGAGCATCCTCATCGATCGCAGCTCCCGCGTGCTGGTGCAGGGAATCACGGGGCGGGACGGCTCCTTCCACGCCAAGCAGATGCGCGACTACGGCACCCGCGTCGTGGCGGGAGTGACCCCCGGCAAGGGGGGCACCGACCTGGACGGCATCCCCGTCTTCGACTCGGTCGAGGAGGCGGTCCAGAAGACCAAGGCCGACGTCTCCGTCATCTACGTTCCGGCGTCGCTGGCCCAGGACGCGATCTACGAGGCCGCCGATGCCGAGATCCCGCTCGTGGTCTGCATCACCGAGGGGATTCCGGCACGCGACATGATCGAGATCGCCGCCTACCTGAGCGGCCGCTCGACGCGGCTGATCGGACCCAACTGCCCGGGGCTCATCTCCCCGGGGCAGTGCAAGGTGGGAATCATGCCCGGGTTCATCCACGCGCCGGGGCGGATCGGCCTGGTCAGCCGGAGCGGAACGCTCACCTACGAGGTGGTCTGGCAGCTCACGCGCGCCAAGATGGGACAGTCGACCTGCATCGGGATCGGCGGGGATCCGATCATCGGCACGCGCTTCACCGACGCGCTGGCCCTCTTCGAGGGGGACGACAAGACCGACGCGGTCGTGCTGATCGGCGAGATCGGCGGCGCGGACGAGGAGGAAGCCGCCGCGCTCATCGAGTCCACCATGACGAAGCCGGTCGTGGCGTTCATCGCGGGGCAGACGGCGCCTCCCGGAAAGCGGATGGGCCACGCCGGCGCCATCGTCTCGGGCGGATCGGGCACGGCGCAGGAGAAGATCGCGCGCTTCGAGCGCGCGGGGGTGCCGGTCGCGAAGGTCCCGTCCGACATCCCGCGGCTGGTGAAGACGGCGCTGGAGCGCGGCCGGCCGAAGCTGCGCGTCGTGGCCGGGGGAGCCTCGCGCGCCGCGGCCGCAGGGAAGAAGGCGGCGCCGAAGAAGCGCGTCGCGCCGCGTCCGGCCGCGACGTCCGCGGCGAAGCGCGGGGCCACGAAGAAGCGGGCGGGAGCGCGCCCGGCGGCCAAGAGACGCGCCAAGCCGGCAAGGTCGAAATCGCGTCACTGATCGGAACGGAAGTGTTCGAGGCGCTGCCTGGAGCCATCCGGGGGCGCCTCAGTCTTGTCGCGCGCTGCGCGCGCGACGACATGGAGGGCGCGTGGAATCGACGCTGTTCATGATCAAGCCGGACGCCGTCCGGGCGGGGAAGATCGGCCTGATCCTGGCCGAGGTGGAAAAAGCGGGGTTCACGGTCGCCGAGATGCGGATGGTGCGGCTCACTCCGGATCGCGCGCGGCAGTTCTACGCCGTGCACGAGGGGAAGCCGTTCCTGGGTGACCTGGTGTCGTTCATGTCCTCGGGCCCCGCGGTCCCCTGCCTGCTGAAGCGCGAGAACGCCATCAAGGCGCTCCGCGATCTGATCGGCGCGACCGATCCCAAGGAAGCGAAGCCGGGGACGATCCGCGCGCTCTACGCGGAGAGCAAGCAGAACAACGCCGTCCACGCTTCCGACTCGCCCGAGTCGGCCGCGACCGAGATCCCGTTCTTTTTCGACGCCGTGGGAGCCGCCCGCTAATCTAAAGGGCCATGCAGATCGACCTGAGAGAGCTGGCCCAGGGCCAGACCCATCTGGAAATGGACGTTACGGGCGATTCCGTCGGGCTCTTGCCGACGGAGGCGGTCCTGGACGCGCCCATCCACCTGTCGCTCAACCTGGACCGTCGCTTCGATGAGATCTGGATCCGCGGGAAGGCGCAAACCACGGCGCACCAGGAATGTAGCCGGTGCCTGGTCGAGTTTCCCGAGAAACTGGAATTGGAGTTCGACGTCTTCTGTGCTAAGGTCCCGGCCTCGAACGTCCAGGGCCATCCGGCGTTGGATGAAGAAGATGGCGGGGTTCACTTCCACGACGGCCGGACCCTTTCCATCGACGACGAGATCCGGGAAGCGGTGATCCTGGGTCTCTCGATGAAGCCGCTCTGCCGCGAGGACTGCAGGGGCCTCTGCCCGCAGTGCGGCGAGGACCGGAACGCCGGACCCTGCCGCTGCGAACGCGCCGTCGCCCAGGGCGCGGCCCGATAGGCCGCACCGGAACCCGGCGTCCAGCCACGAGAGGAACGAACCATGGCGGTACCCAAGAGAAGGCACTCGAGCACCCGCGGCAAGAAGCGCCGGACGAACTGGAAGCTTCGCATGCCGTCGCGGTCGCTCTGCTCCCACTGCAGCCAGCCCAAGCTGCCGCACCGGGTCTGCGCGCACTGCGGCTACTACGCCGGCGAAGAGGTGATCGCGCGGGAGGGTCTCCGGGCTTCGTAGGCTTCCACGCCAACGACCATGCGCCAGCAAGGGAAGGGCCCGGTCATCGGGGTGGATGCCATGGGAGGCGACCTGGCGCCCCGCGTCGTGATCGAGGGCGCGCTCGAGGCGCTCGGCGAGCCGGGCGCCTCGTTCGACGTGGCCCTGATCGGTGACGAGCGGGAGATCCAGGCCGAGGCCGACCGCCTCGGCGTCCGCGACCGTCTCCCCCGCGTGATCCACGCCGCCGAAGTGATCGAGATGGCCGAATCCGCGGCGCAGAGCGTCCGGAAGAAGCGCGACTCCTCGATCAGCGTCGCGGCCCGCCTGCACAAGAGCGGCGAGACCGACGCCCTCGTCTCCGCCGGGAACACCGGCGCGGTCGTCGCGGCCGCCCTCTTCGAGATCGGGCGCATCGCGCAGATCCACCGCCCCGCCATCGCCACCGTGCTGCCGACGCCCCAGGGGAACGTCGTGATCCTGGACGTGGGCGCCACCTCCGACTGCAAACCGTCCCACCTCTACCAGTTCGCCGTCATGGGCAGCATCTACGCGCGCCTCGTGCTCGGGATCGAGCGCCCGCGCGTCGGCCTCCTGAACATCGGCGAGGAGGCGGAGAAGGGGAGCGAGCTCTACTACGAGGCGCACCAGCTCCTGAAGCGGAGCCCGATCCACTTCGTCGGAAACGTCGAGGGCAAGGACATCATCCTCGGCACGGCCGACGTGGTCGTGTGCGACGGCTTCGTCGGCAACGTGCTGCTCAAGTTCGCGGAGAGCGTGATTCCCAGCCTCTCCACCATGATCAAGGACGAGATCAGCGCCCACCCGCTCAGCATGACGGCCGGGCTGCTCCTGAAGCCCGCGTTTCGGCGGCTGAAGCGGCGCCTCGACTACGCCGAGGTCGGCGGCGCGCCGCTCCTGGGAGTGGACGGCACCTGCATCATCGGCCACGGCCGCTCCAACCCGCGCGCGATCAAGAACGCCATCAAGGTGGCCGCGCGCTGCGCCGAGGCGCGCGTGGCCGATTCGATCCGCCTGGAGCTGGAGCGCCTGACTCCGGCGGCCGCATGATCGCGACCGCGCGCGACGTCCACATCATCGGCACCGGGTCCCACACGCCCACGCGGGTCCTCACGAACAAGGACCTGGAACAGATCGTCGACACGTCCGACGAGTGGATCCAGAGCCGCACCGGCATCAAGGAGCGGCGGATCTCCGATCCGGCGACGCCCTCGTCGGTGCTCGCCACCGAGGCCGCGAAGAAGGCGCTCGCCGACGCCAAGATCGACGGCTCGGCGCTGGACCAGATCATCGTCGGCACCGTGACGGGGGACCGCGTCTTCCCGTCCACCGCCTGCCTCCTGCAAGACAACCTGGGCGCCGCCAAGGCGCATGCCTTCGACATCTCGGCGGCGTGCGCGGGCTTCCTCTATGGGCTCTCGCTCGGCTACAACGCCATCCGCGTCGGCGCGGCCGAGACCGTGCTGGTGGTCGGCGTCGAGACCCTCTCGCGCATCGTGAACTGGACCGACCGGAACACCTGCGTGCTCTTCGGCGACGCCGCGGGCGCGGTCGTGCTCCGGTCGACCGGAACGCCCGGGGGGATCCTCGCGATCTGCCTCCACAGCGACGGATCGCTGGTCCACCTGCTCGAGATGCCGGCGGGGGGATCGCTCCGGCCGCCGTCGCACGAGACGGTGGACCAGCGCCTTCACACCATCACGATGAGCGGCAACGACGTCTTCAAGCACGCCGTGCGCGCCATGGAATCGGTCGCGATGGAGTGCCTGGACGCATCGGGACACACGCCCGAGGAGCTGGACCTGATCATCCCGCACCAGGCGAACCTCCGGATCATCGACGCCACCGCGCGAAGGCTGGGCCTGCCGCAGGAGAAGGTGTTCGTGAACGTGGACCGCTACGGGAACACCTCCTCCGCCTCGATTCCGCTCGCGATGGACGAGGCGCGCCGGACCGGGCGGATCGGGCCGGGGAGCCTGGTCGAGCTGGTCACCTTCGGTGGCGGCTTCACCTGGGCCGCGGCGATGGTGCAGTGGTGAGCGCGACCGACCGGGCGGGCGCGGCCTTCCTCTTTCCGGGGCAGGGCTCGCAGAGCGTCGGCATGGGGAAGGCGCTGGCCGAGCGCTATCCCGAGTCGCGCGCCGCGTTCGAGGAAGCGGACGCGGTCCTGGGCTTCGGCCTGGCGAAGCTCTGCTTCGAAGGGCCCGAGGAGGAGCTGACCCGGACCGAGAACACGCAGCCGGCGCTGCTCGCCACGAGCGTCGCCGCGTTTCGCGCCCTGGAAGCGAAGGGTGTCGTGCCCACGGCTGCCGCGGGTCACAGCGCGGGAGAGTACGCCGCGCACGTCGCGGCGGGGACCTTCTCCTACGCGGACGGGCTCCGGCTGATCCGGGCTCGCGGCGAGGCGATGGCCCACGCCGGGGACGAGCGTCCCGGATCGATGGCGGCGGTCCTCGGGCTCACGGCGGAGCAGATCGCCGAGGTGCTGCGGGCCGTGGGCGCGCCGCGCGACCTCGCGGCCGCCAACTACAACTCGCCGGGGCAGGTGGTCCTCTCCGGGACGCCCGAAGCGCTGGCCCGGGCGTCCGACGAGGCGAAGCGGCTCGGCGCGAAGCGGGTCGTGCCGCTCTCGGTGAGCGCCGCGTTCCATTCGCCCCTCATGGAGGCGGCGGCGCGCGGCCTGGCCGCGGCCTTGGACCAGGTGGCGTTCGCGCGCCCGCGCTTTCCGGTCTACGCCAACGTCTCGGCGAAGCCGGTGCGCGAGCCCGAGGAGGCGCGCGCGACGCTGAAGGAGCAGCTCCTCCAGCCGGTGCTCTGGGAGCCGACGATGCGCGCGCTCATCGAGAGCGGGACGCGCCGGTTCGTGGAGGTCGGAAACGGGCGGGTGCTGCGCGGCCTGGCGAAGAGCGTCGACCGCGAGCTTGCGCTCTTCGGCTCGCAGGACCCGGACGAAGTGGAAGCGGCCGCCGCGGCGGGCGCCGCGGCTTCCGCCGCGCCGGCGGCGCCCCGATGAGCGGACGGTTCGACACGCGGGTCGCCGTGGTGACGGGCGGCGCCAAGGGGATCGGGCTTGCGGTGTCGCGGCGTCTCGCCTGCGAGGGCGCCAAGGTGGTGCTCACGGGGAGGGACACGGCGGCGCTGGAGTCGGCCGCCGCCGAGATTCGCGCGATGGGAGCCGAAGCGCTTCCCCTCGCGGCCGACGCCGCTCGGGAACAGGAAGCCGACCGGGTCTGCGCGGCGACCCTCGAGGCGTTCGGGCGGGCCGACATCCTCGTGAACAACGCGGGGGTGACCAAGGACGGGCTGTTGCTCCGGATGAGCGACGAGGACTGGGACCTGGTCCTCACGACGAACTTGAAGGGGGCGTTCCGGATGATGCGCGCCTTCGCCAAGCCGATGATGAAGCAGCGGTGGGGGCGGATCGTGAACGTCTCGTCGGTGATCGGGCTGATCGGAAACGCGGGGCAGGCCAACTACGCCGCCTCCAAAGCCGGCCTCCTGGGACTGACGAAGGCCGTTGCTAAGGAGTTGGCATCACGTCATATTACGGTGAATGCGGTCGCGCCGGGGTTCATCGAGACCTCGATGACCGAGGGGCTGGGGGAGAAGGTCAGGGAGGGGCTGCAGTCGCAGATCCCCCTGGGCCGACTCGGCAGCCCCGACGACGTCGCGCACGCGGTGGCCTTCCTGTGCTCCGAGGAGGCCGGTTACGTGACGGGGCAGGTGCTGCCGGTCGATGGCGGCATGGTGATGTAGCGTCCCGGAGGGTCGGGACGAATCTAAGCTCAGGGGAGGTGACCCAAGGGATGGCAGCTTTCAGCGAAGATCGCGTGAAGCAGATCATCGTGGATCAGTTGGGCGTGGCGCCCGAGCAGGTGACTCCCGAGGCGTCGTTCATCGACGATCTCGGAGCCGACTCGCTCGACACGGTGGAGCTGGTCATGGCCCTCGAGGAGGCGTTCGACATCGAGATCCCCGACGAGGACGCGGAGAAGATGACCACGGTGGCGGACGCCATCAAGTATCTGGAATCCCACGTGCCCAAGAACGCCTAGAGCACGACTGAATCGCGCCTGATTCGGCGGCGCGCCCGGTGGTCGGGGCGCGACGGGAGCAAAACGGCGGGAACAAGAGCCAGGGAATGGGAGAAGCGGAGCGCATGGTGCGTCGAGCGATAGAGCCGAGGCGGGTCGTGGTCACGGGCATGGGGGTCATTTCCCCGCTCGGGTCCGATCTCGCGCCGTTCTGGAAGCGGCTCACGGCGGGCGAGTCGGGGATCGGCCCCGTCACGCGTTTCGACATCACCCAATACGACACGCGGATGGCGGGCGAAGTGAAGGACTTCCGGGCCGAGGACTACATGGACCGGAAGGACGCCCGCCGCGCCGACCTGTTCGTCCAGTACGCCGTCGCGGGCACCCGAAAGGCCGTCGCGCAGGCGAACATCCAGGACGGAAACGTCGATCCCAACCGCTACGGCGTGGTGATCGGCTCCGGCATCGGCGGCATCGCGACCTTCGAGGACCAGCACAAGAACCTCATGGAAAAAGGTCCTTCCCGCGTGAGCCCCTTCTTCATTCCAATGATGATCTCGGACATGGCCTCCGGCATGGTGTCGATCCAGTTCGGAGCCAAGGGTCCCAACTACTGCACGGTGTCGGCCTGCTCCTCGGGTGCGCACGCGGTGGGGGACGCCTATCGGATCATCCAGCGCGGCGAAGCGGACGTGATGATCACGGGCGGCAGCGAGGCGCCCATCACGCCGGTCGCGTTCGCCGGTTTCTGCTCCATGAAGGCGATGTCCACACGCAACGACGAACCGACCCGGGCCTCGCGCCCCTTCGATTCCGAACGAGACGGATTCGTGATGGGGGAAGGTGCCGGCATTCTGGTGCTCGAGGAATACGAGCACGCGAAGCGGCGCGGCGCGGCCGCCCTGGCGGAGATCGTCGGTTATGGCGCTACGGGAGATGCCCATCACATGACCGCGCCCGCCCCCGAGGGTGAGGGTGCGGCGCGGGCCATGAGGGCGGCCGTCTGCGACTCGGGACTGTCCCTGGAGTCGTTCGGCTACATGAACGCCCACGGCACCTCCACGCCACTCAACGACAAGTTCGAAACACAAGCCATCAAGTCGGTGTTCGGGGAACACGCGAAGAAGCTGGCGATCAGCTCGACGAAATCGATGACGGGCCATCTTCTGGGCGCGGCGGGAGGACTGGAGACGATCATCTGCGTCCTGGCCCTCCAGAGCCAGTGCCTTCCCCCGACGATCAACTACGAGCACCCCGATCCCGACTGTGACCTCGACTACGTCCCCAACACTGCACGCCCGGTCGAGCTGCAGTCCGCCCTGAGCAATTCTCTGGGCTTTGGTGGGCACAACGTCACCCTGGCGTTGTCGAGGACCGTGGCATAAGGCGGAGCCCACGGGCTCCGGACACTGTGAACTTCATTCGAAAGCTGTTGGGGCTGGACGGCCCCAAGCCGCCCGCCCGAGGAAGCGCCCGCGATCGCGATTTCGATCTGCGGGGCCTCGAGCGGATCCTCCATTACAACTTCAAGAACACGCAGCTCGCGCGCCAGGCGATGACCCATCGCTCCTATCTCCACGCCACCCCCGGACGGAGCGGCGAATCGAACGAGCGGATGGAATTCCTCGGCGATTCGGTCGTCGGGCTCGTCGTGAACGAGTTCCTCTACAAGAAATTCACCAAGCTGCGCGAGGGCGAGCTGACGAAGATGAAATCGCTTCTCGTGAGCCGCGTCATCCTCTCGCGCGCCGCCAACCAGCTCGGGCTGGGGCACTACATCCTGCTCTCCGAAGCCGAGAAGGGCTCGGGCGGCCGGAACCGCGCTTCGATCCTGGCCGACACCCTCGAGGGGGTGATCGGCG
Proteins encoded in this window:
- a CDS encoding adenylyltransferase/cytidyltransferase family protein, which translates into the protein MLTFEDALRRRAAARVLSQTFVFTNGCFDILHPGHVALLAHAKRLGHYLLVGINSDRSVHALKGRGRPVQQEADRATILAALSDVDGVFVFDDETPRGVIEALLPDVLVKGGDYKPEEVVGRETVVAAGGRVDIFPTVAEHSSTKLLSKQHAEMSRRV
- a CDS encoding lmo0937 family membrane protein → MIETIAVLLVVMWLLGMLTHYTLGGLIHILLVLAVIAIIIRLVSGRRPVV
- a CDS encoding cyclic 2,3-diphosphoglycerate synthase, producing the protein MGAGGRDFHNFNTYFKTRPEYQVVAFTASAQIPGIDDRRYPRSLAGKLYPKGIPIFSEQELPELIRDQDVDLVVFAYSDVSHEYVMHKASWVASLGPDFMIMGPRSTMLQSKVPVIAVNAVRTGSGKSQTTRKVCEVLKGMGKRVVAIRHPMPYGDLGRQGVQRFATYADLDRHKCTIEEREEYEPHIDRGTIVYAGVDYAEILAAAEKEADVIVWDGGNNDFSFYKPDLQIVVADPHRPGHERTYHPGEINTRIADVVVINKVGTTDYTNVEAVRASVQQLNPGAVIVDGASPISVDRPDRIKDRRALVIEDGPTLTHGEMKYGAGVIAAKRWGAREIVDPRPWLVGEIKDTFRQYPGIGALLPAMGYSGTQLRDMERTINACECDVVVIATPIDLRRLVDIKHPTVRVGYELEEIGRPKLEDVIGEFLAARSGKSAARKGAAPVRPGKGRVARAANKPPVPTGRSRGRGKR
- the sucC gene encoding ADP-forming succinate--CoA ligase subunit beta, with protein sequence MNLHEFQGKELFRAAGIPVPPGEVARSADDAAAIADRLGYPVVVKAQVLIGGRGKAGGVKIVKNRDEVMREAGRILGMDIRGHVVRQVLITPATDIEKEFYAGIVLDRKFETPLLMVSPSGGVDIEEVARMAPEKILRVHLDGRGLPAYRARAAARFLDPRFAVQKQIVPILTKLAALYHDQDASLAEINPLVVSARGEVAALDAKVVIDDNALDRHAELAGMRDLGAEDPGEVEAREKGLSYVRLDGTIGCVVNGAGLAMATMDLIQYHGGKPANFLDIGGSSNPDKVTAAMNILTRDARVRAVLFNIFGGITRCDDVARGLLTALDRIGMKLPIVIRLTGTNEQEARDLLSARGMTALSDMDEAVRAVIARAAEAA
- the ndk gene encoding nucleoside-diphosphate kinase: MESTLFMIKPDAVRAGKIGLILAEVEKAGFTVAEMRMVRLTPDRARQFYAVHEGKPFLGDLVSFMSSGPAVPCLLKRENAIKALRDLIGATDPKEAKPGTIRALYAESKQNNAVHASDSPESAATEIPFFFDAVGAAR
- a CDS encoding DUF177 domain-containing protein — protein: MQIDLRELAQGQTHLEMDVTGDSVGLLPTEAVLDAPIHLSLNLDRRFDEIWIRGKAQTTAHQECSRCLVEFPEKLELEFDVFCAKVPASNVQGHPALDEEDGGVHFHDGRTLSIDDEIREAVILGLSMKPLCREDCRGLCPQCGEDRNAGPCRCERAVAQGAAR
- the rpmF gene encoding 50S ribosomal protein L32, coding for MAVPKRRHSSTRGKKRRTNWKLRMPSRSLCSHCSQPKLPHRVCAHCGYYAGEEVIAREGLRAS
- the plsX gene encoding phosphate acyltransferase PlsX, producing MRQQGKGPVIGVDAMGGDLAPRVVIEGALEALGEPGASFDVALIGDEREIQAEADRLGVRDRLPRVIHAAEVIEMAESAAQSVRKKRDSSISVAARLHKSGETDALVSAGNTGAVVAAALFEIGRIAQIHRPAIATVLPTPQGNVVILDVGATSDCKPSHLYQFAVMGSIYARLVLGIERPRVGLLNIGEEAEKGSELYYEAHQLLKRSPIHFVGNVEGKDIILGTADVVVCDGFVGNVLLKFAESVIPSLSTMIKDEISAHPLSMTAGLLLKPAFRRLKRRLDYAEVGGAPLLGVDGTCIIGHGRSNPRAIKNAIKVAARCAEARVADSIRLELERLTPAAA
- a CDS encoding beta-ketoacyl-ACP synthase III; the encoded protein is MIATARDVHIIGTGSHTPTRVLTNKDLEQIVDTSDEWIQSRTGIKERRISDPATPSSVLATEAAKKALADAKIDGSALDQIIVGTVTGDRVFPSTACLLQDNLGAAKAHAFDISAACAGFLYGLSLGYNAIRVGAAETVLVVGVETLSRIVNWTDRNTCVLFGDAAGAVVLRSTGTPGGILAICLHSDGSLVHLLEMPAGGSLRPPSHETVDQRLHTITMSGNDVFKHAVRAMESVAMECLDASGHTPEELDLIIPHQANLRIIDATARRLGLPQEKVFVNVDRYGNTSSASIPLAMDEARRTGRIGPGSLVELVTFGGGFTWAAAMVQW
- the fabD gene encoding ACP S-malonyltransferase — its product is MSATDRAGAAFLFPGQGSQSVGMGKALAERYPESRAAFEEADAVLGFGLAKLCFEGPEEELTRTENTQPALLATSVAAFRALEAKGVVPTAAAGHSAGEYAAHVAAGTFSYADGLRLIRARGEAMAHAGDERPGSMAAVLGLTAEQIAEVLRAVGAPRDLAAANYNSPGQVVLSGTPEALARASDEAKRLGAKRVVPLSVSAAFHSPLMEAAARGLAAALDQVAFARPRFPVYANVSAKPVREPEEARATLKEQLLQPVLWEPTMRALIESGTRRFVEVGNGRVLRGLAKSVDRELALFGSQDPDEVEAAAAAGAAASAAPAAPR
- the fabG gene encoding 3-oxoacyl-[acyl-carrier-protein] reductase, whose translation is MSGRFDTRVAVVTGGAKGIGLAVSRRLACEGAKVVLTGRDTAALESAAAEIRAMGAEALPLAADAAREQEADRVCAATLEAFGRADILVNNAGVTKDGLLLRMSDEDWDLVLTTNLKGAFRMMRAFAKPMMKQRWGRIVNVSSVIGLIGNAGQANYAASKAGLLGLTKAVAKELASRHITVNAVAPGFIETSMTEGLGEKVREGLQSQIPLGRLGSPDDVAHAVAFLCSEEAGYVTGQVLPVDGGMVM
- the acpP gene encoding acyl carrier protein: MAAFSEDRVKQIIVDQLGVAPEQVTPEASFIDDLGADSLDTVELVMALEEAFDIEIPDEDAEKMTTVADAIKYLESHVPKNA